A single region of the Nomia melanderi isolate GNS246 chromosome 12, iyNomMela1, whole genome shotgun sequence genome encodes:
- the Bet3 gene encoding blocked early in transport 3 — MSRASTKLDSKKVNSELFTLTYGALVAQLLKDYENVEDVNKQLERMGYNMGIRLIEDFLARTGSGRCYDFRDTAEKIQTGFKIFLGITPTITNWSAAGDEFSLCFEANPLTEFVELPDHCLNLKYCNILIGILRGACEMVQMEIACWFVQDQLKNDSTNELRVKFIKRLEDAIPAGED, encoded by the exons ATGTCACGAGCAAGTACAAAACTCGACTCAAAAAAAGTT AATTCTGAATTATTTACATTGACGTACGGTGCATTGGTAGCccagttattaaaggattatGAAAATGTAGAAGATGTGAATAAACAACTAGAAAGAATGGGCTATAATATGGGAATTCGTTTGATAGAGGATTTTTTAGCACGTACTGGATCTGGTCGATGTTACGATTTTAGGGACACAGCTGAAAAAATACAAACtggctttaaaatatttttgggtATTACCCCAACAATTACAAATTGGAGTGCTGCCGGCGATGAATTCTCTTTATGCTTTGAAGCAAATCCATTGACAGAATTTGTAGAATTACCGGATCATTGtctgaatttaaaatattgtaacatattaATTGGAATTTTACGAGGAGCTTGTGAAATGGTACAAATGGAAATCGCTTGTTGGTTTGTCCAAGATCAACTTAAAAATGACAGCACAAATGAATTAcgtgttaaatttattaaaagactAGAAGATGCCATTCCAGCGGGTGAAGATTAA
- the Pdss2 gene encoding decaprenyl diphosphate synthase subunit 2, whose protein sequence is MSMNKVVFTFLKNGSIARSMSCIDHRVCYGEHRNVHTSTKNRFRLQQFNKVEAKLAGNQKPDWNRAVSEAEKIVGYPTSFLSLRWLLSDEIANVALHLRKLVGSNHPVLKTAKSVIFNGRNNMQAWGLIVLLISKAAGHLNVDDMEVDKAAGVLHSQRALAEVTEMIRTSHLVHKGLINIEPGVHLETSELNDMNVGNKIALLSGDYLLANSCAELANLRNQEIVELMSSAVRDLAEAEFIGRRDRQNNPLPSIPPENHTDYAVEEWTLRNVLSAGALLGKSCKGTLKLAGHSNEIQEQGYNFGKHLALAWQACLDLSPFITKDQSASFNLCSAPVMFHIEHDPSILSEIDKGLESVNNVDYAKVYEIVLMGPGVELTKQLQKRHSQRAMEVLSVFEKSDARTALYNIIAAMGDF, encoded by the exons atgtctaTGAACAAAGTTGTATTTACTTTTCTAAAAAACGGAAGTATAGCCAGGTCTATGTCATGCATTGATCATAGAGTGTGCTATGGAGAACATAGAAATGTGCACACTTCAACAAAAAATAGATTTCGTTTACAACAGTTTAATAAAGTAGAAGCAAAACTTGCTGGAAATCAAAAGCCAGATTGGAATAGAGCTGTTTCAGAAGCAGAAAAAATTGTTGGATATCCAACTTCATTTCTGAGTTTACGGTGGCTTTTAAGCGATGAAATTGCTAATGTAGCATTACATTTAAGAAAATTAGTTGGGTCTAATCATCCTGTATTAAAAACAGCCAA GAGTGTCATCTTTAATGGACGTAATAATATGCAAGCATGGGGTCTTATCGTATTGCTGATCTCAAAAGCTGCTGGTCATTTAAATGTAGACGATATGGAAGTAGACAAAGCTGCTGGTGTTCTTCATAg TCAGCGGGCACTAGCTGAAGTCACTGAAATGATACGTACCAGTCATCTTGTTCATAAAGGACTGATAAACATAGAACCTGGTGTACATTTAGAAACTTCAGAATTAAATGATATGAACGTTGGTAACAAAATTGCATTATTAAGTGGAGATTATTTATTAGCTAATTCTTGTGCAGAATTAGCTAATCTTCGTAATCAGGAA ATTGTAGAATTAATGTCAAGTGCTGTGAGAGACTTGGCTGAAGCAGAATTCATAGGACGTAGAGATAGACAAAATAATCCTTTGCCTTCCATACCACCTGAAAATCATACAGATTACGCAGTGGAGGAATGGACTTTAAGAAATGTATTAAGTGCTGGTGCATTACTTGGAAAATCGTGCAAAGGTACATTGAAACTGGCTGGACACAGCAATGAAATACAGGAGCAGGGTTACAACTTTGGGAAGCATTTGGCATTGGCTTGGCAAGCCTGTTTGGATTTGAGTCCATTTATTAcaaaagatcaaagtgcatcatTCAATTTGTGTTCTGCACCAGTCATGTTTCATATTGAGCATGACCCATCGATTCTATCAGAAATCGATAAAGGTTTAGAATCTGTAAATAATGTAGATTATGCAAAG GTTTATGAGATTGTCTTAATGGGACCTGGAGTTGAATTAACAAAACAATTGCAAAAACGGCATTCACAGAGGGCAATGGAGGTTTTAAGTGTATTCGAAAAGAGCGACGCAAGGACagcattgtataatattatagcaGCCATGGGAGACTTTTGA
- the LOC116431878 gene encoding LOW QUALITY PROTEIN: uncharacterized protein LOC116431878 (The sequence of the model RefSeq protein was modified relative to this genomic sequence to represent the inferred CDS: inserted 1 base in 1 codon) — MQTEIPALPVVQLHANTNFDRNQNSNLNRSMVEVKVSSLHKSIAYFPTTKKTFYPLIGQPYQSSIRQKTSLDHSKHKKNSIKQRVLSAKMLRIKELQNQLADAHYQLNELANENRLLKSLQKRQDSALKRYEGTNAELPRIINSHHEELRVLQIKYKKLKALHKETCSLLKDRENEYQQLQSQNKHLLQLSKDRNLGEREKLQSQISDLNYRIEQQQDTIQTLHRKISLETKSLKQQLYAEISKRKETQKHLEETTQKLKSLEHLLDNRERKLYSNGQLVFPTKNRRLSTQFLTNVRDVSSSNPQKLADQHKKWQNDVQEHSLPALNSSDVSDQNNEIDERVDSNQTSSSMKTETMANLEQIRKYRLQKSAHRKTSSDDFNEKLEEFNFTRNKDSKASIHSSNSERLEEHDESDENQYEVSAHVFRKAYENRKCKNLMKFNELLKTEVDNLSESGESGGENEDDKDSQIHVTVSPKESRIRLSNNSDEAVDTKEFILSNNKFGDKLGVLVQERDDIDKSDSEAETERRRESIEHYVSSNYPNSALKLISSAQNDQIHYGSNPEYEDLSISHFLNESQKMYQNLVNEIGAQTRNVENEYLSELYDNMHINNENVVTSYSTNKSSEDSQKHIVEQPEFQQVEREENSDDTCKGKNEFQNDLLMQMISVKNNKLKIPFNPDLASYTTETLSNEQQNRLLATNSSDAAINLDKDQKSDVTYEKTIETRNKINKQEVNEELKDIDISLSNMQSLKLDSIHNTPNEVDVNSINESSARMKTISYNKEKLLATMKAIDDNENIEYLNQDYEKDNVTSRKQITENLFRGLPTHMKXEQDIIKDIFDADGLKMYPWVVMTNYTDMKIKK; from the exons ATGCAAACTGAAATACCTGCATTACCTGTAGTACAGTTACATGCCAATACAAATTTTGATAG aaatcaaaattctaatttaaacAGGTCCATGGTGGAAGTAAAAGTTAGTTCATTACACAAAAGTATAGCATACTTTCCAACCACTAAAAAGACTTTCTATCCTTTAATtg GACAACCATACCAAAGTAGTATTCGACAGAAGACATCATTGGACCATTCAAAgcataaaaaaaatagtattaaGCAAAGGGTTTTATCAGCAAAAATGTTACGTATTAAAGAATTACAAAATCAACTAGCTGATGCTCATTATcagttaaat GAATTAGCTAATGAAAACAGACTATTGAAATCACTACAGAAACGACAAGATTCTGCATTGAAACGTTACGAAGGAACAAATGCAGAATTACCACGGATTATTAATTCACATCATGAAGAATTACGGgtacttcaaattaaatataaaaagctaAAAGCTTTGCATAAAGAAACGTGTAGTTTATTGAAAGACAGGGAAAATGAATATCAACAGTTACAG tctcaaaataaacatttgttaCAACTTAGCAAAGATCGGAATTTGGGGGAAAGAGAAAAGCTACAATCACAAATATCTGACTTAAATTATAGAATAGAGCAACAACAAGATACTATACAGACATTACACAGAAAAATATCCCTTGAAACTAAAAGTCTTAAGCAACAATTATATGCAGAAATTTCTAAAAGGAAAGAGACACAAAAGCATTTGGAAGAAACAAcgcaaaaattaaaaagtttagaACATTTATTAGATAATAGAGAACGCAAATTATATTCTAATGGACAATTAGTATTTCCTACTAAAAATAGACGTTTAAGCACCCAATTTCTTACAAATGTGAGAGACGTTAG CTCATCAAATCCACAGAAGTTAGCGGATCAACATAAAAAATGGCAAAATGATGTACAAGAACATAGTTTG CCTGCTCTAAACTCATCAGATGTAAGTGATCAGAACAACGAAATAGATGAACGAGTTGATTCAAATCAGACTTCTAGTTctatgaaaacagaaacaatggCTAATTTAGAGCAAATAAGAAAATATCGCCTACAGAAATCTGCACACAGAAAAACTTCATCAGATGATTTCAACGAAAAACtcgaagaatttaattttactagaaataaaGATTCCAAGGCTTCAATTCATTCCAGTAATTCAGAGAGATTAGAGGAGCATGATGAGAGTGATGAAAATCAGTATGAAGTAAGCGCACACGTATTTAGGAAAGCATATGAAAATCGAAAgtgtaaaaatttaatgaagtttaatgaactattaaagACAGAAGTTGATAATTTATCTGAAAGTGGTGAAAGTGGTGGTGAAAATGAAGATGATAAGGACAGTCAGATCCATGTAACCGTTAGCCCTAAAGAATCGCGTATAAG ATTATCTAATAATTCAGATGAAGCTGTAGAtacaaaagaatttatattatcCAATAATAAATTTGGAGACAAATTGGGTGTTTTAGTGCAAGAGAGGGATGATATTGATAAGAGTGATTCTGAAGCTGAAAccgaaagaagaagagaatcgATTGAACATTATGTTTCGTCAAACTATCCAAATAGTGctcttaaattaatttcatctgcACAGAATGATCAAATCCATTATGGGTCTAACCCAGAATATGAAGATCTatcaatttctcattttttaaacgaatcTCAGAAGATGTATCAGAATTTAGTTAATGAAATAGGGGCACAAACTAGAAACGTAGAAAATGAGTATTTGTCTGAGTTATACGATAATATGcatataaacaatgaaaatgtTGTCACTAGTTATTCAACAAATAAATCTTCAGAAGACTCGCAGAAACACATTGTAGAACAACCTGAATTTCAACAAgtagaaagagaagagaataGTGATGATACGTGTaaaggaaaaaatgaatttcaaaatgatttattaatgcaAATGATTTCTGTGAAAAACAATAAACTGAAGATACCATTTAACCCTGATTTAGCATCATATACTACTGAAACTCTTTCTAATGAGCAACAGAATAGGCTACTTGCTACAAACTCGTCTGATGCAGCAATTAATTTAGATAAAGACCAAAAATCCGATGTAACATATGAAAAAACTATAGagacaagaaataaaataaacaaacaagaAGTAAACGAAGAATTGAAagatattgatatttcattgagTAATATGCAATCTTTAAAACTTGATTCAATTCATAATACACCTAATGAAGTTGATGTTAATAGTATAAATGAAAGTAGTGCCAGAATGAAAACAATTAGTTACAATAAAGAAAAGTTACTAGCAACAATGAAAGCTATTGATGACAAtgagaatatagaatatttaaatcaagACTATGAAAAAGATAATGTAACAAGTAGGAAACAAATAACTGAAAATTTATTCCGCGGTTTGCCTACCCATATGA AAGAACAAGATATTATAAAAGATATCTTTGATGCTGATGGGTTAAAAATGTACCCATGGGTAGTTATGACAAATTATACTGAtatgaaaattaagaaataa
- the ABCB7 gene encoding ATP binding cassette subfamily B member 7 — translation MLSIILCRRLQLVGHNKKKLWTKSFTTCSFKSRRQIIHSEGGLLRVATFNPMFSTHGVRHCNGNIIDRAQKKKSILQSKIIVPPIKIPSIISAFTGGKWGQQKRDCFHPGVSSLNREAIDFKDKNPVSSSDMVKAMLKYIWPEDDPDIRKRVKLALGLLIGAKVLNVGVPFIFKYAIDALNAQSVAVSGNAVLSLGTAPETIATVATSLLIGYGIARAGAAGFSELRNAVFAKVAQHSIRKIAKNVFLHLHNLDMAFHLSRQTGALSKTIDRGSRGINFVLNAMVFNIVPTVFELGLVSTILYLKCGGEYAGVALGCVGVYTIFTLAVTQWRTKFRIFMNQAENDASNKAIDSLINYETVKYFNNEKFETQRYDESLKKYEAASLKTSTSLAMLNFGQNAIFSGALSLIMVLAAKNILNGTMTVGDLVMVNALLFQLSVPLGFLGSVYREVRQALIDMQTMFTLMTMDTAIKSRENAIQFNITPKNSDIEFKNVSFQYGEGKSIFNDINFTIPSGKKIAIVGGSGCGKTTIVRLLYRFFEPQSGGVYINGHNIQDLELDSLRRSIAIVPQDTVLFHESIFYNLHYGNLNKSEKEVFEAAKMANLHDHILKWPKGYDTPVGERGLKLSGGEKQRVAIARAILKSSPILIFDEATSSLDSITEHNILEALRRATAGRTSIVIAHRLSTVMDSDEIFVLDSGKLIERGTHESLLATPNSFYNKLWKTQHIGMLKSKDGKDNSSKAQAA, via the exons ATGTTAAGCATTATTTTATGCCGCCGTCTGCAACTTGTTGGACATAACAAAAAAAAGCTTTGGACCAAATCATTTACAACATGCTCATTTAAATCACGAAGGCAAATAATTCATTCAGAAGGAGGTCTCCTTCGCGTTGCAACATTTAATCCAATGTTTTCGACTCATGGAGTTAGG CATTGCAATGGAAACATAATTGATCGTGCacagaaaaaaaaaagtatattacaATCAAAAATCATTGTACCTCCGATTAAGATCCCATCGATAATTTCTGCATTTACTGGAGGAAAATGGGGTCAACAGAAAAGGGATTGCTTTCACCCTGGTGTGTCCAGTTTAAACCGTGAAGCTATTGATTTCAAAGATAAAAATCCAGTCTCATCTTCAGATATGGTTAAAGCGATGCTTAAATATATTTGGCCAGAA GATGATCCAGATATAAGAAAGAGAGTAAAACTAGCTCTCGGTTTATTGATTGGTGCAAAAGTTTTAAATGTTGGTGTtccattcattttcaaatatgcAATAGATGCTCTTAATGCTCAAAGTGTAGCAGTTAGTGGGAATGCTGTTCTAAGCCTAGGAACAGCACCAGAAACAATAGCAACTGTAGCAACATCATTACTTATAGGat ATGGTATAGCACGTGCAGGTGCAGCTGGTTTCAGTGAACTGCGAAATGCAGTGTTTGCTAAAGTTGCACAGCATTCTATTCGAAAAATAGCCAAAAATGTATTTCtacatttacataatttagACATGGCTTTTCATTTGTCTAGACAAACTGGAGCATTATCAAAG aCGATAGACAGAGGAAGCCGtggtataaattttgtattaaatgctaTGGTTTTTAATATTGTACCCACTGTCTTTGAATTAGGACTTGTCAGTACAATACTCTATTTAAAATGCGGCGGAGAATACGCAGGTGTTGCATTAGGTTGTGTCGgtgtttatacaatatttacattagCTGTTACACAATGGCGAACGAAGTTTAGGATTTTTATGAATCAAGCGGAAAACGATGCGAGCAATAAAGCAATAGATTCacttattaattatgaaacagtAAAG TActttaacaatgaaaaattcgaaacacaAAGATACGATGAATCGTTAAAGAAGTATGAAGCTGCATCTCTGAAAACAAGTACAAGTCTAGCAATGTTAAACTTTGGTCAGAATGCTATATTTAGCGGTGCGTTAAGTTTAATTATGGTATTAGCAgctaaaaacattttaaatg GTACCATGACAGTTGGTGATTTAGTAATggtcaatgcacttttatttcaaCTGTCGGTTCCATTAGGATTTTTGGGCTCAGTGTACCGCGAAGTTAGACAGGCTCTTATTGACATGCAAACCATGTTTACCTTAATGACAATGGATACAGCTATTAAG TCCAGAGAAAATGCCATACAGTTCAATATAACTCCAAAGAATTCTGATATAGAGTTTAAGAATGTTAGCTTTCAATATGGGGAAGGCAAATCTATTTTTAATGACATTAACTTCACCATTCCTAGTGGAAAGAAAATTGCTATTGTTGGAGGATCTGGTTGCgg CAAAACGACAATAGTGAGATTATTATATCGATTCTTTGAGCCACAATCTGGTGGTGTCTACATCAATGGACACAATATTCAAGATTTAGAGTTGGACTCTCTAAGAAGGTCAATAGCGATAGTACCACAG GATACTGTCCTGTTTCATGAAAGTATCTTTTATAATCTTCACtatggaaatttgaataaatctgaAAAAGAAGTTTTCGAGGCTGCTAAAATGGCAAATTTACATGATCATATTCTTAAATGGCCAAAAGGATATGATACGCCTGTTGGCGAACGAGGCTTAAAATTAAGTGGCGGAGAAAAGCAACGAGTAGCGATCGCCAGAGCAATTTTAAAAAGTAGTCCAATACTAATATTTGATGAAGCTACATCATCTTTAGATTCCATTACAGAACAT AATATTCTTGAAGCATTGCGTCGAGCAACGGCAGGGCGAACGTCCATTGTTATAGCGCATCGTTTATCTACTGTGATGGACTCtgatgaaatttttgtattagatagtggtaaattaatagaaagaggAACACACGAGTCATTACTAGCTACACCGAACTCCTTCTATAATAAATTGTGGAAAACTCAACATATAGGAATGCTTAAGTCGAAAGATGGAAAAGATAATAGTAGTAAAGCTCAAGCAgcttga